The following coding sequences are from one Pigmentibacter sp. JX0631 window:
- a CDS encoding methylated-DNA--[protein]-cysteine S-methyltransferase has protein sequence MQVKQKKITTNLCDLYLVGSNAGLQGVYWSEQPINSLENTNTNAINEILDETERQLHEYLIGNRTTFNLKLDIIGSEFQKQVWAQLLKIPYGTTISYKKLAQNCGNMSASRAVGNANGKNPFCIIIPCHRVIASDGNLGGYSGGLEIKKNLLELEKKYYF, from the coding sequence ATGCAGGTAAAACAGAAAAAAATTACAACAAACCTTTGTGATCTGTACTTAGTTGGATCAAATGCAGGTCTTCAGGGGGTTTATTGGTCAGAACAGCCAATAAATTCTCTCGAAAATACAAATACTAATGCTATTAATGAAATATTAGACGAAACAGAACGCCAATTACATGAATATCTCATTGGTAACAGAACAACTTTTAATTTAAAGCTTGATATTATAGGCTCTGAATTTCAAAAACAGGTTTGGGCTCAATTGCTTAAAATCCCTTATGGAACAACCATTTCATATAAAAAGCTTGCGCAAAATTGCGGAAATATGAGTGCTAGTAGAGCTGTAGGCAATGCTAATGGAAAGAACCCTTTTTGCATAATTATTCCTTGCCATAGAGTTATAGCTTCAGATGGAAATTTAGGCGGATATTCTGGAGGGCTGGAAATTAAAAAAAACCTATTAGAACTAGAAAAAAAATATTATTTTTAA
- a CDS encoding TauD/TfdA family dioxygenase, producing MNFKSKQLEPFGVLLEPTYFNQSIHSLDVENLREIFHAKQFIVLRGFKTFMNADDFALYCENWGKISLWPYGKVLELIEQENPTDHIFHHNYVPLHWDGMYREQIPEYQIFHCVSAPLQHQGGRTTFSNTFLTFQNATQDFISLCNKVTGIYLRKTEFYHSKVISPIITKHPYKNYNVIRYNEIPANDFGHFINYPELKFEGLKKEIADNFHHSLKKALYSKNNFYAHAWEKNDIVIADNLTLLHGREAFLAKSPRHLQRVHVLSDPPVQNENLESYK from the coding sequence ATGAATTTTAAAAGTAAACAGCTAGAACCTTTTGGAGTGCTACTCGAGCCAACATATTTTAATCAATCTATTCATTCTCTTGATGTTGAAAACCTAAGGGAAATTTTTCACGCAAAACAATTTATTGTATTGCGTGGATTTAAGACCTTCATGAATGCCGATGATTTTGCGCTTTATTGTGAAAATTGGGGGAAAATTAGCCTTTGGCCTTATGGGAAGGTGCTTGAACTTATTGAACAAGAAAATCCAACGGATCATATCTTTCATCACAATTATGTTCCTTTACATTGGGATGGAATGTATCGTGAACAAATTCCCGAATATCAAATTTTTCATTGCGTTTCAGCTCCTCTTCAGCATCAAGGTGGACGAACAACGTTTTCAAATACTTTTTTAACTTTCCAAAATGCTACGCAGGATTTTATAAGTTTGTGTAATAAAGTAACTGGAATATATTTAAGAAAAACAGAATTTTATCACAGCAAGGTGATTTCACCAATTATAACAAAGCATCCCTATAAAAATTATAATGTAATTCGTTATAATGAAATACCTGCAAATGATTTTGGGCATTTTATTAACTATCCAGAATTGAAATTTGAAGGTTTAAAGAAAGAAATTGCTGACAATTTTCATCATTCTTTAAAAAAAGCTTTGTATTCTAAAAATAATTTTTATGCGCATGCTTGGGAAAAAAATGATATTGTAATTGCAGATAATCTTACACTTTTGCATGGTCGTGAAGCTTTTTTAGCAAAATCTCCAAGACATTTACAACGTGTGCATGTTTTGAGTGATCCTCCTGTCCAAAACGAAAATTTAGAGTCTTACAAATGA
- a CDS encoding pirin family protein, with translation MTNDIIIPSVPKSIGNITVTRCLPNAKKRQLGPFVFIDHMGPIEYKLENEINVLPHPHIGLMTVTYFLSGEGFHTDSLGSKQQINIGDINLMIAGKGIVHAEKSRHKQSDSTKKIHMLQIWIALPKEQEECEPEFINYTKDKLPKFLLNQSLEMNLLIGKYNQYQSPVKTFTDTLYCIIESKNDSTEKLSFQYKELGILVTNGQAKINMQNLQANDLIILNDPHDIQIEVNKGTILACFGGTPYPEKRHIWWNFVATRKELIYQAAEKWKVQQMGTVPGETEYVPLPGEYKI, from the coding sequence ATGACAAATGACATAATTATTCCATCAGTACCGAAAAGTATTGGAAACATTACCGTTACAAGATGTTTACCAAATGCAAAAAAAAGACAATTAGGCCCCTTTGTATTTATAGATCACATGGGTCCCATTGAATATAAATTAGAGAATGAAATTAATGTTCTACCACATCCGCATATTGGATTAATGACCGTAACTTATTTTTTATCTGGTGAAGGTTTTCACACAGATAGCTTAGGAAGTAAACAGCAAATTAATATTGGAGATATTAATTTAATGATTGCTGGAAAAGGAATTGTGCATGCTGAAAAAAGTAGACATAAGCAAAGCGATTCAACAAAAAAAATTCATATGCTCCAAATTTGGATAGCTTTGCCAAAAGAGCAAGAAGAATGTGAACCAGAATTTATTAATTACACAAAAGACAAGCTGCCAAAATTTCTTTTAAATCAAAGTTTGGAAATGAATTTATTAATTGGAAAATATAATCAATATCAGTCTCCCGTTAAAACATTTACTGATACTTTATATTGTATAATAGAAAGCAAAAATGATAGCACTGAAAAACTTTCCTTCCAATATAAAGAATTAGGTATATTAGTAACAAATGGACAAGCAAAAATAAACATGCAAAATTTACAGGCAAATGATCTTATTATTTTAAATGATCCACACGATATTCAAATTGAAGTGAACAAAGGAACCATTCTTGCTTGCTTTGGAGGAACACCATATCCCGAAAAAAGACATATATGGTGGAATTTTGTAGCAACAAGAAAAGAATTAATTTATCAGGCTGCCGAAAAATGGAAAGTTCAACAAATGGGAACAGTACCAGGAGAAACAGAGTATGTTCCACTACCAGGTGAGTATAAAATTTAA
- a CDS encoding GH3 auxin-responsive promoter family protein has product MENLNLDTISKTNKIINFSENYKEILESLKNPIKAQNKLLEGIKHYLKDSKIYRDLNLDKIVYYHDFVKKIPTNDYSFYEEYVNKIISGEENCLFKGKPEYYLMTSGTTSSSHKIFPYSEKMLEEYKDFQLEFMSIFSENLPSINLNSATLTLSAKSEVSFINGVPVGYLSGLLAQEPHNIQKSNRYPSKKTINLDNYEEKLQHIITETIDKDIQIISGLPSQVLFLLNELIKKSGNKNIKDIWPNLSCIIYGGTAVENHMQALNQIVGKELLFLGVYCATECPIAVQIPSINSNVKDYYPLFKHALISFSDPAHPNKAPLAVDEVQLGGEYIINISNYNGLIQYNMKDIVKITQIEPYLGIQIIGREGVYLNISAERVSYISIIETITQFKNEVKSDLDHFFVYPTVEENSAFYRWVLFSDDLKNIEENKLANIIDEILMNHSVRYKEYRIDHKFINKSEVKIVPKYLSANFFQKNIDKGQFKMRTIFKSREDFTQYTKTNIPDLENYL; this is encoded by the coding sequence ATGGAAAATTTAAATTTAGATACAATTTCAAAAACAAATAAAATTATAAACTTTTCTGAAAATTACAAAGAAATATTAGAATCATTAAAGAATCCTATAAAAGCTCAAAATAAATTACTAGAAGGTATAAAACATTATTTAAAAGATTCAAAAATTTATAGAGACTTAAACTTAGATAAAATAGTTTACTATCATGATTTTGTAAAAAAAATACCCACAAATGACTATAGTTTTTATGAAGAATATGTAAATAAAATTATATCTGGTGAAGAAAATTGTCTGTTCAAAGGTAAGCCAGAATATTACTTAATGACTTCAGGAACAACTAGTTCTAGTCACAAAATTTTCCCATATAGTGAAAAAATGTTAGAAGAATATAAAGACTTTCAATTAGAGTTTATGTCTATTTTTTCAGAAAACCTACCGAGTATAAATTTAAATAGTGCAACTTTAACATTAAGTGCTAAATCAGAAGTAAGTTTTATTAATGGAGTTCCAGTAGGTTATCTTAGTGGATTATTAGCGCAAGAACCACATAACATTCAAAAAAGTAACCGTTATCCTAGTAAAAAAACGATAAATCTAGATAATTATGAAGAAAAATTGCAACATATAATTACTGAAACAATTGATAAGGATATTCAAATTATTTCTGGACTTCCATCGCAAGTTTTGTTTTTATTAAATGAATTAATAAAAAAATCAGGAAATAAAAACATAAAAGACATTTGGCCTAATTTATCTTGTATTATTTATGGTGGTACTGCAGTTGAAAATCATATGCAGGCTTTAAATCAAATTGTTGGAAAAGAACTTCTTTTTCTTGGTGTTTATTGTGCTACAGAATGTCCTATAGCAGTTCAAATACCATCAATAAATAGCAATGTTAAAGATTATTATCCACTATTTAAACATGCGTTAATATCTTTTAGCGATCCAGCTCACCCAAATAAAGCTCCATTAGCAGTTGATGAAGTACAATTAGGGGGAGAATATATCATTAATATCTCTAACTATAACGGTCTTATTCAATATAATATGAAAGATATTGTAAAAATTACACAAATAGAACCTTATTTAGGAATTCAAATCATAGGAAGAGAGGGGGTATATCTTAATATTTCAGCAGAACGTGTTTCATATATAAGTATAATTGAAACTATAACACAATTTAAGAATGAGGTTAAAAGTGATTTAGATCATTTTTTTGTCTATCCTACGGTTGAAGAAAATTCAGCTTTTTATAGATGGGTTTTATTTTCTGATGACTTAAAAAATATTGAAGAAAATAAATTAGCAAATATTATAGATGAAATATTAATGAATCATTCCGTTAGATATAAAGAATATCGTATTGATCATAAATTTATTAATAAGTCTGAAGTAAAAATTGTACCTAAATATTTATCAGCTAATTTTTTCCAAAAAAATATTGATAAGGGACAATTTAAAATGCGAACTATCTTTAAAAGCAGAGAAGATTTTACACAGTACACAAAAACAAATATTCCAGATTTAGAAAATTACTTATAG
- a CDS encoding isocyanide synthase family protein: MENKLANEILNILFQYRRIIHQQRNCQQNCTKCLFPHFSKVLAFIKKNDPITFVLPAFPGKSPNLHKVISHLPDMGEQLALNFLNQICEQIAQIYPPGGKIKICSDGRVFSDLIGISENAITEYQKAIMQIISESNLTHLSTFHLDDICSENNFDKLREDLMYQFGDTLENLRDKVLRGSKLSSQQEHIDAHRLYCGMTRFLAEDAAFPGQTKSRNLIQKESRAKAYHVILRSNAWSELIAQRFPESVRLSIHPQSCGAKKLGIRLIGEESWGTPWHGVVVKMNEKFFLLKRVEAENLGAKLVYSPLGIPSYYELRAQEQNYQSLSYSEA, encoded by the coding sequence ATGGAAAATAAATTAGCGAATGAAATTTTAAATATTTTATTTCAATATCGAAGAATAATTCATCAGCAGCGAAATTGTCAACAAAACTGCACTAAATGCCTTTTCCCGCATTTTTCAAAAGTTTTGGCATTTATTAAAAAGAATGATCCAATCACATTTGTATTGCCAGCTTTTCCAGGTAAATCGCCTAATTTACATAAGGTTATTAGTCATTTACCAGATATGGGAGAGCAACTTGCATTAAATTTTTTAAATCAAATCTGTGAGCAAATTGCACAAATATATCCCCCAGGTGGGAAGATAAAAATTTGTTCTGATGGCCGTGTCTTTAGTGACCTTATTGGAATAAGTGAAAATGCTATTACTGAATACCAAAAAGCCATTATGCAGATAATTTCTGAAAGTAATTTAACGCATTTATCAACTTTTCATTTAGATGATATTTGTAGTGAAAATAATTTTGACAAATTGAGAGAAGATTTAATGTATCAATTTGGAGATACGTTAGAAAATTTGCGAGATAAAGTATTACGCGGTTCAAAATTATCAAGTCAACAAGAACACATTGATGCACATAGACTTTATTGCGGTATGACAAGATTTTTAGCCGAGGATGCTGCTTTTCCTGGACAGACCAAAAGTCGTAACCTTATTCAAAAAGAGAGTAGAGCAAAAGCCTATCATGTTATTTTACGTAGCAATGCTTGGAGTGAATTAATAGCTCAACGATTTCCAGAATCAGTAAGATTGTCTATCCATCCACAAAGTTGTGGTGCAAAAAAATTGGGAATTCGTCTAATCGGAGAAGAAAGTTGGGGAACTCCTTGGCATGGCGTGGTTGTGAAAATGAATGAGAAATTTTTCTTATTAAAACGGGTTGAGGCCGAAAATTTAGGCGCAAAATTAGTTTATTCACCATTAGGGATTCCTAGTTATTATGAGTTGAGGGCGCAAGAACAAAACTATCAATCACTTTCATATTCAGAGGCGTAA
- a CDS encoding transporter substrate-binding domain-containing protein, producing MKFLYLIILLCINFSAKGEETLKLVTGNDYPPYSDEKLPDGGTFTAKVKQILNKLNIKYTIEFMPWARGYELVKKGSYSATFPYTYTEERNKEVLYLKKAILTSKIYIYTHIKYKKKKSLDDFNGLVFCSPNGYYIEESIEAKIKKEEIKLQKQFDAKSCLLSILNNDADFMILGSEHIKKYQDESSEIFKKITSLKNPIKEINLYIVFNKKIDKVIFNKIEKELTK from the coding sequence ATGAAATTTTTATATTTAATTATTTTACTTTGCATAAATTTTTCAGCAAAAGGCGAAGAAACTCTTAAATTGGTAACTGGCAATGATTACCCTCCTTATTCAGATGAAAAATTACCTGATGGTGGTACATTTACCGCTAAAGTAAAACAAATTTTAAATAAACTTAATATAAAATATACAATAGAATTTATGCCATGGGCGCGTGGGTATGAGCTTGTTAAAAAAGGTTCTTATTCAGCCACATTCCCTTATACATACACTGAAGAAAGAAACAAAGAAGTATTATATCTAAAAAAAGCTATTCTTACATCTAAAATATATATTTATACTCATATTAAATACAAAAAGAAAAAATCACTAGACGATTTTAATGGATTGGTTTTTTGCTCACCTAATGGATACTATATTGAAGAATCTATTGAAGCTAAAATAAAAAAAGAAGAAATTAAATTACAAAAACAATTTGATGCTAAATCTTGTTTACTTTCTATTCTAAATAATGATGCTGATTTTATGATATTAGGTTCAGAGCATATCAAAAAATACCAAGATGAAAGCTCTGAAATATTCAAAAAAATAACTTCTTTAAAAAATCCAATAAAAGAAATAAATTTATATATCGTTTTCAATAAAAAAATAGACAAAGTAATATTTAATAAAATTGAAAAAGAATTAACTAAATAG
- the katG gene encoding catalase/peroxidase HPI, translating to MKNISQCPFTNALNSQNSNKNWWPKQINLSILHQHSELSNPLNKNFNYAEEFNKLDLHSVIEDLHKLMRDSQEWWPADYGHYGPLFIRMAWHSAGTYRIFDGRGGAGNGSQRFAPLNSWPDNGNLDKARRLLWPIKQKYGCKISWADLMILAGNIALESMGFKTFGFAGGREDIWEPEQDINWGSETKWLGDERYKGNRELDNPLAAVQMGLIYVNPEGPNGNPDPLASAKDIRETFARMAMNDEETVALVAGGHTFGKCHGAGDPANVGPEPEAAEISELGLGWKNRLGTGKAEHTITSGIEGAWTPNPIQWDNGYFETLFGYDWELTKSPAGAHQWKPKGNKGENTVPDAHNSKKKHAPMMTTADLALRMDPIYEKISRKFLKHPNEFADAFARAWFKLTHRDMGPISRYLGPFVPKEVLIWQDPIPCINHAKVNKQDIKELKNSILKSGLSIPQLISTAWASASTFRGSDKRGGANGGRITLEPQINWEVNQPTQLKKVISKLEGIQKNFNSNQITNKKISLADLIILGGCAALEAAIKKAGFDFSVPFSPGRMDCLQEHTDIDSFAILEPIADGYRNYVKKNYSENAVELLIDKSQLLTLTAPEMCILLAGMRVLNTNYSNTNYGVLTSQPETLTNDFFVNLLDMNTFWTKAKNEELYEGFNRITNKKVWTATSVDLIFGSNSQLRAIAEVYASKDSNEKFIKSFIKVWDKIMNLDRFDL from the coding sequence ATGAAAAATATCTCCCAATGTCCTTTTACAAATGCATTAAATTCCCAAAATAGTAATAAAAATTGGTGGCCGAAGCAAATTAATTTGTCTATTTTGCATCAACACTCTGAATTAAGTAACCCTTTAAACAAAAATTTTAATTATGCTGAAGAATTTAACAAACTTGATCTTCATTCTGTCATTGAAGATTTACATAAATTAATGCGAGATTCACAAGAATGGTGGCCTGCAGATTATGGTCATTATGGACCTCTTTTTATCCGCATGGCTTGGCACTCTGCTGGAACTTATCGGATATTTGATGGCAGAGGAGGAGCAGGAAATGGCTCACAACGATTTGCTCCATTAAATAGCTGGCCTGATAATGGAAACTTAGATAAAGCACGCCGCTTATTATGGCCTATAAAGCAAAAATATGGATGTAAAATTTCTTGGGCAGATTTAATGATTTTAGCTGGTAATATAGCTCTAGAATCTATGGGATTTAAAACATTTGGATTTGCTGGTGGCAGAGAAGATATTTGGGAACCTGAGCAAGATATCAATTGGGGGTCTGAAACAAAGTGGCTTGGAGACGAACGATATAAAGGAAATAGAGAATTAGATAACCCATTAGCTGCAGTACAAATGGGACTTATTTATGTTAATCCCGAAGGGCCAAATGGAAACCCAGATCCATTAGCGTCAGCAAAAGATATTCGTGAAACTTTCGCTCGTATGGCCATGAACGATGAAGAAACTGTAGCACTCGTTGCAGGTGGTCACACTTTTGGAAAATGTCATGGTGCTGGAGATCCGGCAAATGTAGGCCCAGAACCAGAAGCAGCTGAGATATCAGAACTTGGACTTGGTTGGAAAAATCGCTTAGGGACAGGCAAAGCAGAGCATACAATTACTAGTGGAATTGAAGGCGCTTGGACACCAAATCCAATTCAGTGGGATAATGGATATTTTGAAACTCTGTTTGGATACGACTGGGAATTAACTAAAAGTCCGGCAGGAGCGCATCAGTGGAAACCAAAAGGTAACAAAGGCGAAAATACAGTTCCCGATGCTCACAATTCGAAAAAAAAGCATGCTCCTATGATGACTACAGCAGATCTCGCCTTAAGAATGGATCCTATCTACGAAAAAATATCCCGAAAATTTTTAAAACATCCTAATGAGTTTGCCGATGCCTTTGCGAGAGCGTGGTTTAAATTAACTCATCGAGATATGGGGCCAATAAGTAGATATTTAGGACCATTTGTACCGAAAGAAGTTCTTATCTGGCAAGATCCAATTCCGTGTATAAATCATGCCAAAGTAAATAAACAAGATATAAAAGAGTTAAAAAATTCAATTTTAAAATCTGGTCTAAGCATTCCTCAATTGATTTCAACAGCATGGGCTTCAGCTTCAACTTTTCGTGGAAGTGATAAAAGAGGTGGTGCTAATGGTGGAAGAATTACACTTGAACCACAAATAAACTGGGAAGTTAATCAGCCAACTCAACTTAAAAAAGTAATATCGAAATTGGAAGGTATACAAAAAAACTTTAATTCAAATCAAATAACAAATAAAAAAATTTCTTTGGCTGATTTAATTATCTTGGGAGGATGCGCAGCATTAGAAGCAGCAATTAAAAAAGCAGGATTTGATTTTTCTGTTCCTTTTTCACCTGGAAGAATGGATTGCTTGCAAGAACATACTGATATTGATTCTTTTGCTATTTTAGAACCCATAGCAGATGGTTATCGAAATTATGTAAAGAAAAATTATTCTGAAAATGCTGTAGAACTTTTAATAGATAAATCTCAATTACTTACCCTAACAGCCCCTGAAATGTGTATATTGCTTGCTGGAATGCGCGTATTAAATACTAACTACTCAAATACCAACTATGGAGTATTAACTTCACAACCAGAAACTTTAACTAATGATTTTTTTGTGAATTTATTAGATATGAATACTTTTTGGACAAAAGCCAAGAATGAAGAATTATATGAAGGATTTAATAGAATTACCAACAAAAAAGTTTGGACTGCAACATCAGTAGATCTTATTTTTGGATCAAATTCACAATTAAGAGCAATTGCTGAAGTCTACGCAAGCAAAGATAGTAATGAAAAATTTATCAAGTCGTTTATAAAAGTTTGGGACAAGATTATGAATTTAGATCGGTTTGATTTGTGA
- a CDS encoding 2OG-Fe(II) oxygenase — translation MNISNKILNLNWDLIHAQLLKNGYYLHQQILSTDECQQFKEYYHKDELYRSTIVMERYQFGKGIYRYFKYPLPDTIQMLREVVYTQLFNTANEWSKRTKYDYCYPDTLKKFLADNSIGMQTKSTPLILKYKQGDYTCLHQDIASSNFFPYQIVFGLDQQGVDYEGGHFILVQQRPRMQSIPHVITIPKGGFIIFSSNYHAELGNKGFYRTVFKHGVSEVTQGDRMTLGILFHDYQVENSLL, via the coding sequence ATGAACATAAGTAACAAAATATTGAATTTAAATTGGGATTTAATCCATGCACAATTGTTAAAAAATGGATATTACTTGCATCAACAAATTTTATCTACAGATGAGTGTCAGCAATTTAAAGAATATTATCATAAAGATGAATTATATCGTTCAACCATCGTGATGGAAAGATATCAGTTTGGGAAAGGGATATATCGTTATTTTAAATATCCTCTGCCAGATACAATCCAAATGCTTAGGGAAGTGGTTTATACTCAGCTATTTAATACAGCAAATGAATGGAGTAAACGCACAAAATATGATTACTGTTACCCTGATACGTTAAAAAAATTTTTGGCGGATAATTCAATTGGGATGCAGACAAAATCTACTCCGCTAATTTTAAAATATAAACAAGGTGATTATACCTGTTTACATCAAGATATAGCGAGTTCAAATTTTTTCCCTTATCAAATTGTTTTCGGACTAGATCAGCAAGGTGTTGATTACGAGGGTGGGCATTTTATTTTAGTACAACAAAGACCTCGTATGCAAAGCATCCCTCATGTTATAACAATTCCAAAAGGTGGTTTTATTATTTTTTCTTCCAATTATCATGCAGAATTAGGAAACAAAGGTTTTTATCGCACTGTCTTTAAACATGGAGTTAGTGAAGTAACACAAGGTGATAGAATGACATTGGGGATACTATTTCATGACTATCAAGTCGAAAATTCATTACTATAA
- a CDS encoding FAD-binding protein: MKKIYTDIAIVGAGPVGLMCAYLAKLCGMNSIIFDKSAGPLKVGRADALNARTLQLFEIVNLFNSVYPLGKVCNTSSVWENGKFISRQSAWWESIEGCFHKHFLMVGQSFIEHILDEKLNELNNSVIRKTEALDIKISENYCETKLSTEETVYSKYVIGADGAHSFVRKIFNISFEITKPKLTWAVLDAEILTNFPKVPEIIVFQNETSDVAWIPREGNIDRFYIRMDEEEITLPNVLNKIKKAITPYEIALNNVNWFSQFSVKESLAEQYSIANKVFLVGDAAHIHSVNGGQGLNTGIADAFNLIWKIHSVSKQNSPIALLDSYEHERKPVALSVIETSGKLVRSTKFSENNTHAIDYVKIVEKHAGNITGMGIYYKNSDCDIYRLHDFFVYKNNLQKRIYSLLKYSSFTLLVFLENKKELKNLSLGDVQVIEIYFEENKNEYWTKFMKYKNQVLLVRPDSYIQQIYSLKELEVI, from the coding sequence ATGAAAAAAATATACACAGATATCGCAATCGTTGGTGCTGGGCCAGTAGGGTTAATGTGCGCCTACTTAGCAAAATTATGCGGTATGAATTCAATTATTTTTGATAAATCAGCTGGTCCCTTAAAAGTAGGTAGAGCAGATGCATTAAATGCCAGAACTTTACAGCTTTTTGAGATTGTTAACTTATTTAATAGTGTTTATCCTCTTGGAAAAGTTTGTAATACAAGTTCTGTTTGGGAAAATGGTAAGTTTATTTCAAGACAATCAGCTTGGTGGGAAAGCATAGAAGGTTGTTTTCATAAACACTTTCTTATGGTAGGGCAATCTTTTATTGAACATATTTTAGATGAAAAGCTAAATGAATTAAATAATTCTGTAATAAGAAAAACTGAAGCTCTTGATATAAAGATATCTGAAAATTATTGTGAAACAAAATTGTCAACTGAAGAAACGGTCTATTCTAAATATGTCATAGGTGCCGATGGAGCGCATTCATTTGTTAGAAAAATATTTAATATCTCATTTGAAATAACCAAACCAAAGCTTACTTGGGCAGTATTAGACGCAGAGATATTAACAAATTTTCCAAAAGTTCCTGAAATTATTGTTTTTCAAAATGAAACTTCTGATGTTGCTTGGATTCCTCGAGAAGGTAACATAGATAGATTTTATATTAGAATGGATGAGGAAGAAATTACTCTTCCAAATGTTTTGAATAAAATAAAAAAAGCTATTACTCCTTATGAAATTGCATTAAATAATGTTAACTGGTTTTCTCAATTTTCTGTGAAAGAGTCTCTTGCAGAACAGTATTCAATTGCAAATAAAGTATTTTTAGTTGGAGATGCTGCTCATATTCATTCAGTAAATGGAGGACAAGGACTTAATACAGGAATTGCAGACGCGTTTAATTTAATATGGAAAATACATTCAGTTAGTAAACAAAACTCACCAATTGCTTTGCTTGATAGCTATGAACATGAAAGAAAACCAGTAGCCCTAAGTGTGATAGAAACTTCTGGAAAACTGGTTCGTTCAACGAAATTCTCAGAAAATAATACACATGCTATTGATTATGTAAAAATTGTTGAGAAACATGCCGGAAATATTACGGGTATGGGAATATATTATAAAAATAGTGATTGTGATATTTATCGACTGCATGATTTTTTTGTATATAAAAATAATCTGCAAAAAAGAATATATTCACTTCTTAAATACTCAAGTTTTACTTTATTAGTATTTTTAGAAAATAAAAAAGAGTTAAAAAATTTGTCATTAGGCGATGTCCAAGTTATTGAAATTTATTTTGAAGAAAATAAAAATGAATATTGGACAAAATTTATGAAATATAAGAATCAAGTTTTACTTGTTCGACCTGATTCTTATATCCAACAAATTTATTCTTTAAAAGAATTAGAAGTAATTTAA